A genome region from Bufo gargarizans isolate SCDJY-AF-19 chromosome 2, ASM1485885v1, whole genome shotgun sequence includes the following:
- the FEZF1 gene encoding fez family zinc finger protein 1, translated as MDNSLQHRGTKVLPARANMISNPKPLAFSIERIMSRTPEPRCLPVPGLLQGKGEQKQALHLSSSSIPCMIPFVPVTYEHCPKLGMTELRKSHQETTPAFSCNELLNCTVALKGDFPPLHQYKLVRPRVVNHSSFHAMGAALCYFNRGDAPCHPAASINIHPVASYFLGSPLHQPQKSYLAERNKLAVPAVEKYASGVTFKDLSQAHFQHYMKESGQALADKIAYKSSGKFGSVSPKPKVFTCEVCGKVFNAHYNLTRHMPVHTGARPFVCKICGKGFRQASTLCRHKIIHTQEKPHKCNQCGKAFNRSSTLNTHTRIHAGYKPFVCEFCGKGFHQKGNYKNHKLTHSGEKQFKCTICNKAFHQVYNLTFHMHTHNDKKPFTCPTCGKGFCRNFDLKKHVRKLHDSSAGGPPGGHEDLLPPPRDQPPRNHSPDLQKAMY; from the exons ATGGACAATAGTCTGCAGCACAGAGGAACTAAAGTCCTACCAGCCAGAGCCAACATGATCAGCAACCCCAAGCCCCTGGCCTTCTCCATCGAGAGGATAATGTCAAGGACTCCAGAGCCCAGATGTCTCCCAGTGCCAGGGTTACTGCAGGGGAAGGGGGAGCAGAAGCAAGCCCTTCACCTCAGCTCCTCGTCCATCCCCTGCATGATCCCATTTGTACCGGTGACTTATGAACATTGCCCTAAACTAGGGATGACTGAGCTGAGGAAGAGCCACCAGGAGACCACGCCAGCCTTCAGCTGCAATGAGCTGCTAAACTGCACTGTGGCTTTAAAAGGAGACTTTCCCCCTCTGCACCAGTACAAGCTGGTCCGACCACGAGTGGTCAACCACTCTTCCTTCCATGCCATGGGAGCAGCTCTGTGTTACTTCAACAGAGGCGATGCCCCCTGCCACCCAGCTGCCAGCATCAACATCCACCCGGTGGCCTCCTATTTCCTGGGCTCCCCCCTGCACCAGCCTCAGAAGTCCTACCTGGCAGAGAGGAACAAACTAGCGGTGCCCGCCGTGGAGAAGTATGCTTCAGGGGTCACCTTCAAGGACCTGTCCCAGGCGCACTTCCAGCACTACATGAAGGAGAGCGGCCAGGCCCTGGCCGACAAGATCGCTTACAAATCGTCGGGCAAGTTCGGCAGCGTTTCTCCCAAGCCCAAGGTGTTCACCTGCGAGGTCTGCGGCAAG GTCTTCAACGCACACTACAACTTAACCCGACACATGCCGGTGCACACTGGGGCCAGACCGTTTGTCTGCAAGATTTGTGGCAAAGGATTCCGCCAAGCCAGTACCCTGTGCCGACATAAGATCATCCACACACAG GAAAAGCCGCATAAATGTAACCAGTGCGGGAAGGCGTTTAACAGGAGCTCCACGCTGAACACGCACACCCGCATCCACGCGGGGTACAAGCCTTTTGTGTGCGAATTCTGCGGGAAGGGCTTTCATCAGAAAG GGAACTACAAGAACCACAAGCTCACCCACAGCGGGGAGAAGCAGTTCAAGTGCACCATCTGTAACAAGGCTTTCCACCAGGTCTACAACCTGACCTTCCACATGCACACCCACAACGACAAGAAGCCCTTCACCTGCCCGACCTGCGGCAAGGGCTTCTGCAGGAACTTCGACCTGAAGAAACACGTGCGCAAGCTGCACGACTCCAGCGCTGGAGGGCCACCAGGAGGGCACGAGGACCTGCTGCCACCACCCAGGGACCAGCCTCCCAGAAACCACAGCCCAGACCTCCAGAAGGCCATGTACTGA